A stretch of Kaistella flava (ex Peng et al. 2021) DNA encodes these proteins:
- a CDS encoding inorganic pyrophosphatase, producing the protein MIPNFKAHPWHGIPVGDEAPNVVNVFVEIVPSDTIKYEIDKQSGYLKVDRPQQFSNIIPALYGFIPRTYCHDEVLKLALESGAQNVDRGDLDPLDICVLSSHNIHSGGMLMEALPIGGFKMIDKGEADDKIVAVMKGDHAFGHFRDITELPQAEVKRLMHYFLTYKNLPDEPAKCTIHEVYGAEHAKKVIKASQKDYANKFGG; encoded by the coding sequence ATGATACCTAATTTTAAAGCACATCCATGGCATGGGATTCCTGTCGGAGATGAAGCACCAAATGTTGTAAATGTCTTTGTGGAAATTGTACCAAGCGATACTATTAAATATGAAATCGACAAACAAAGTGGTTATTTAAAGGTTGACCGTCCGCAGCAGTTCTCTAATATTATTCCTGCTTTATATGGATTTATTCCAAGAACTTATTGCCATGATGAAGTTTTAAAATTAGCTTTGGAAAGCGGTGCACAAAATGTAGATAGAGGAGATTTAGATCCACTGGATATTTGTGTACTAAGTTCCCACAATATTCACTCAGGTGGAATGTTGATGGAAGCATTGCCAATCGGTGGTTTTAAAATGATCGACAAAGGTGAAGCTGATGATAAAATTGTTGCAGTAATGAAAGGTGACCATGCTTTTGGACATTTCAGAGACATTACCGAATTGCCACAAGCAGAAGTAAAGCGTTTGATGCACTATTTCCTTACTTACAAAAACCTTCCCGATGAGCCAGCAAAATGTACCATCCACGAGGTTTATGGTGCAGAACATGCGAAAAAAGTGATTAAAGCATCACAGAAGGATTACGCAAATAAATTTGGTGGATAA